Proteins co-encoded in one Stenotrophomonas maltophilia genomic window:
- the rplT gene encoding 50S ribosomal protein L20, with protein sequence MARVKRGVQARRRHKKILTLAKGYYNARRKVFRVAKQAVIKAQQYAYIGRKQKKRNFRSLWITRINAAARINGMSYSRFMNGLLKAGITLDRKVLADIAVHDAAGFAALAEKAKGALAA encoded by the coding sequence ATGGCACGAGTTAAGCGTGGCGTACAGGCGCGTCGCCGCCACAAGAAAATCCTGACCCTGGCGAAGGGTTATTACAACGCTCGCCGCAAGGTCTTCCGCGTTGCCAAGCAGGCGGTCATCAAGGCACAGCAGTACGCCTACATCGGCCGTAAGCAGAAGAAGCGCAACTTCCGTTCGCTGTGGATCACCCGCATCAACGCGGCTGCCCGCATCAACGGCATGAGCTACAGCCGCTTCATGAACGGTCTGCTGAAGGCCGGCATCACCCTGGATCGCAAGGTCCTGGCTGACATCGCCGTGCACGACGCAGCCGGTTTTGCCGCGCTGGCCGAAAAGGCCAAGGGCGCGCTGGCGGCATAA
- the infC gene encoding translation initiation factor IF-3, with protein sequence MGERNISTPDNKQNRKNQEIRVPRVRVIGSDGEMIGVLSRDEALSMAEDEGLDLVEIQPQADPPVCKIMDFGKFKFEAQKKASEAKKKTKQVEIKEVKFRPVTDEGDYQIKLRKMRGFLEDGDKIKVNIRFRGREMSHQELGREMANRIETDLGEDIVIESRPRLEGRQMVMMIAPKKKT encoded by the coding sequence TTGGGAGAACGTAATATCAGCACCCCTGACAACAAACAGAACCGCAAGAATCAGGAAATCCGTGTGCCGCGCGTCCGCGTGATCGGCAGTGACGGAGAAATGATCGGCGTGTTGTCGCGCGACGAAGCGCTGTCCATGGCCGAAGATGAAGGCCTGGACCTGGTCGAAATCCAGCCGCAGGCCGATCCGCCGGTCTGCAAGATCATGGACTTCGGCAAGTTCAAGTTCGAAGCGCAGAAGAAGGCCAGCGAGGCCAAGAAGAAGACCAAGCAGGTCGAGATCAAGGAAGTGAAGTTCCGTCCGGTCACGGACGAGGGCGACTACCAGATCAAGCTGCGCAAGATGCGCGGGTTCCTTGAGGATGGTGACAAGATCAAGGTCAACATCCGCTTCCGTGGCCGTGAAATGAGCCACCAGGAACTGGGCCGTGAAATGGCCAACCGGATCGAGACCGATCTGGGCGAGGACATCGTCATTGAATCCCGTCCGCGCCTGGAAGGGCGTCAGATGGTCATGATGATCGCGCCGAAGAAGAAGACCTGA
- a CDS encoding PepSY-associated TM helix domain-containing protein, whose protein sequence is MKFSSQTLRTFTTLHTWVGLVAGFGLFVAFYAGALTLFHHDLPLWQTPGAATALPAGLDDAQYLLEDVLATHPEARRHVGMTFPGAEHPQPLAYWQADDGSWRYAWPGQISGSPTPPQSGLAELVNELHYSLGLPVAGIYVMGIVSLLYGMALLSGLVIHLPKLLGDLFALRPGRNLKQMWQDAHNVIGVLSLPFHLMFAVTGALLCLVFVQMALLNPLIYDGKVLAAAPAAMDTAPVREATGIPAPPGSLRVLHARALEVARAQGVASFEPAYLKLANAGDAHATIEITGESTGTLGPLGSVALDVATGNVLATQLPGHRDANHATLSAAYALHFGEFGNGVVVWLYFLLGLGGAFLFYSGNLLWIESRRKRRQPQQPRAGVNMARATVGVCIGLCVAISVAFGTALVLERLAPSVVDQGIRWACFGSWAACALWAALRRPAQAARELLWAAAASTALVPILHGALNGDWLWRAAARGHWPLFWVDAIALAMAFGFARLAVASQRRARNGDPNSVWAN, encoded by the coding sequence ATGAAGTTCAGCTCGCAGACCCTGCGCACCTTCACCACCCTGCACACCTGGGTCGGCCTTGTGGCCGGCTTCGGCCTGTTCGTGGCGTTCTACGCCGGCGCACTGACCCTGTTCCATCATGACCTGCCGCTGTGGCAGACGCCTGGCGCTGCCACAGCGCTGCCCGCTGGCCTGGACGACGCGCAGTACCTGCTGGAGGACGTGCTGGCCACCCATCCGGAAGCGCGGCGCCACGTCGGGATGACCTTCCCCGGCGCCGAGCACCCGCAACCGTTGGCCTACTGGCAGGCCGACGACGGCAGCTGGCGCTACGCGTGGCCGGGCCAGATCAGCGGCAGCCCGACGCCCCCGCAGAGTGGGCTGGCCGAACTGGTCAACGAACTTCACTACAGTCTCGGCCTGCCGGTGGCCGGCATCTATGTGATGGGCATTGTCAGCCTGCTGTACGGCATGGCCCTGCTCAGTGGCCTGGTGATCCATCTGCCGAAGCTGCTCGGCGATCTGTTCGCGCTGCGCCCCGGTCGCAACCTGAAGCAGATGTGGCAGGACGCGCACAACGTGATCGGCGTGCTCAGCCTGCCCTTCCACCTGATGTTCGCCGTTACCGGCGCCCTGCTCTGCCTGGTCTTCGTGCAGATGGCCCTGCTCAATCCACTGATCTACGACGGCAAGGTGCTGGCGGCGGCGCCCGCGGCGATGGACACCGCCCCGGTGCGCGAGGCCACCGGCATTCCGGCGCCGCCGGGCAGCCTGCGCGTGCTGCATGCGCGCGCCCTGGAGGTTGCCCGTGCGCAGGGTGTGGCCAGCTTCGAGCCGGCCTACCTGAAACTGGCCAATGCCGGCGACGCCCATGCCACCATCGAGATCACCGGTGAATCCACCGGCACGCTCGGGCCGCTGGGTTCGGTGGCGCTGGACGTGGCCACCGGTAACGTGCTGGCCACCCAGCTGCCGGGCCACCGTGATGCCAATCACGCCACGCTCAGTGCCGCCTACGCACTGCATTTCGGCGAGTTCGGCAATGGCGTGGTGGTCTGGCTGTACTTCCTGCTCGGCCTGGGCGGCGCCTTCCTGTTCTATTCGGGCAATCTGCTGTGGATCGAATCCCGCCGCAAGCGGCGCCAGCCGCAGCAACCGCGCGCCGGGGTGAACATGGCCCGGGCCACTGTGGGGGTCTGCATCGGCCTGTGCGTGGCGATCTCGGTCGCGTTTGGCACCGCGCTGGTGCTGGAACGGTTGGCACCGTCGGTCGTGGACCAGGGAATCCGCTGGGCCTGCTTCGGCAGCTGGGCGGCCTGTGCGCTGTGGGCCGCGCTGCGACGCCCGGCGCAGGCCGCACGCGAGCTGCTGTGGGCGGCAGCGGCCAGTACCGCGCTGGTGCCGATCCTGCACGGCGCACTCAATGGCGACTGGCTGTGGCGCGCCGCCGCGCGTGGCCACTGGCCGCTGTTCTGGGTCGATGCCATCGCGCTGGCCATGGCCTTCGGCTTCGCCCGCCTGGCAGTCGCCAGCCAGCGCCGCGCCCGCAATGGCGATCCGAACAGCGTCTGGGCGAACTGA
- the thrS gene encoding threonine--tRNA ligase: MINITLPDGSRREFENPVSVMDVAQSIGAGLAKATIAGAVDGVLVDASDVIDHDASLRIITAKDEEGVEIIRHSCAHLVGHAVKQLYPDVKMVIGPVIAEGFYYDIYSERPFTPDDMAAIEKRMGELIAQDYDVIKKMTPRAEVIEIFKARGEDYKLRLIEDMSDDIQAMGMYYHQEYVDMCRGPHVPNTRFLKAFKLTRISGAYWRGDAQNEQLQRIYGTAWADKKQLEAYIKRIEEAEMRDHRRIGKQQDLFHLQEEAPGLVFWHPKGWALWQVVEQYMRKVYRNSGYGEVRCPQILDVSLWKKSGHWDNYQDNMFFTESEKRTYAVKPMNCPGHIQVFNQGLHSYRDLPIRYGEFGSCHRNEPSGALHGILRVRGFTQDDGHVFCTENQIESEVTAFHQQALAVYQHFGFDDIQIKIALRPESRLGDDATWDKAEGALRSALTACGVEWQELPGEGAFYGPKIEYHLKDAIGRTWQLGTMQVDFMMPGRLGAEYVDENSQKKHPVMLHRAIVGSMERFLGILIEHHAGQFPAWLAPTQVVVANITDAQAEYVSGVTKTLAEQGFRVSSDLRNEKIGYKIREHTLQRVPYLLVIGDREKENGAVAVRTRSGEDLGSMSLQAFIERLQAEGA; this comes from the coding sequence ATGATCAACATTACCCTTCCCGACGGCAGCCGCCGCGAATTCGAAAACCCCGTCAGCGTCATGGACGTCGCCCAGTCGATCGGCGCCGGCCTGGCCAAGGCCACCATCGCCGGCGCCGTGGATGGCGTGCTGGTCGATGCCAGCGACGTCATCGACCACGATGCCAGCCTGCGCATCATCACCGCCAAGGACGAGGAGGGTGTGGAGATCATCCGCCACTCCTGCGCCCACCTGGTCGGCCACGCCGTCAAGCAGCTGTACCCGGACGTGAAGATGGTGATCGGCCCGGTGATCGCCGAGGGCTTCTACTACGACATCTACTCCGAGCGCCCGTTCACCCCGGACGACATGGCCGCGATCGAGAAGCGCATGGGCGAGCTGATCGCCCAGGACTACGACGTCATCAAGAAGATGACCCCGCGCGCCGAAGTGATCGAGATCTTCAAGGCCCGTGGCGAGGACTACAAGCTGCGCCTGATCGAGGACATGTCCGACGACATCCAGGCCATGGGCATGTATTACCACCAGGAATACGTGGACATGTGCCGCGGCCCGCACGTGCCGAACACGCGCTTCCTGAAGGCCTTCAAGCTGACCCGCATCTCCGGCGCGTACTGGCGTGGCGACGCGCAGAACGAACAGCTGCAGCGCATCTACGGCACCGCCTGGGCCGACAAGAAGCAGCTTGAGGCCTACATCAAGCGCATCGAAGAAGCCGAAATGCGCGACCACCGCCGCATCGGCAAGCAGCAGGACCTGTTCCACCTGCAGGAAGAAGCGCCGGGCCTGGTGTTCTGGCACCCCAAGGGCTGGGCGCTGTGGCAGGTGGTCGAGCAGTACATGCGCAAGGTCTACCGCAACAGCGGCTACGGCGAAGTGCGCTGCCCGCAGATCCTGGACGTGAGCCTGTGGAAGAAGTCCGGCCACTGGGACAACTACCAGGACAACATGTTCTTCACCGAGTCGGAAAAGCGCACCTACGCGGTCAAGCCGATGAACTGCCCGGGCCACATCCAGGTGTTCAACCAGGGCCTGCACAGCTATCGCGACCTGCCGATCCGCTACGGTGAGTTCGGTTCCTGCCACCGCAACGAGCCGTCCGGCGCGCTGCACGGCATCCTGCGCGTGCGCGGTTTCACCCAGGACGACGGCCATGTGTTCTGCACCGAAAACCAGATCGAATCGGAAGTGACCGCCTTCCACCAGCAGGCGCTGGCGGTGTACCAGCACTTCGGCTTCGACGATATCCAGATCAAGATCGCGCTGCGTCCGGAATCGCGCCTCGGTGACGATGCCACCTGGGACAAGGCCGAGGGCGCGTTGCGCTCGGCGCTGACCGCCTGTGGCGTGGAATGGCAGGAGCTGCCGGGCGAGGGCGCCTTCTACGGCCCGAAGATCGAGTACCACCTGAAGGACGCCATCGGCCGTACCTGGCAGCTGGGCACGATGCAGGTCGACTTCATGATGCCCGGCCGCCTCGGCGCCGAGTACGTGGACGAGAACAGCCAGAAGAAACACCCGGTCATGCTGCACCGGGCCATCGTCGGCTCGATGGAGCGCTTCCTGGGCATCCTGATCGAGCACCATGCCGGCCAGTTCCCGGCCTGGCTGGCGCCGACCCAGGTGGTGGTGGCCAATATCACCGACGCCCAGGCCGAGTACGTCTCGGGCGTGACCAAAACCCTTGCGGAGCAAGGCTTCCGCGTCAGCTCGGATTTGCGTAACGAGAAGATCGGCTATAAAATCCGCGAGCATACGTTGCAGCGCGTGCCCTACCTGCTGGTCATCGGTGACCGCGAGAAGGAAAATGGGGCTGTGGCGGTGCGTACGCGTTCTGGCGAAGACCTGGGCAGCATGAGCCTGCAGGCCTTCATCGAGCGGCTCCAGGCCGAGGGCGCGTAA
- the rpmI gene encoding 50S ribosomal protein L35, whose product MPKIKTNRAAAKRFRKTASGKYKCGHANRSHILTKKATKRKRNLRQTGHVRAEDAGRLDRMLPYL is encoded by the coding sequence ATGCCCAAGATCAAGACCAACCGGGCAGCGGCCAAGCGTTTCCGCAAGACCGCCTCGGGCAAGTACAAGTGCGGCCACGCCAACCGTAGCCACATCCTCACGAAGAAAGCGACCAAGCGTAAGCGTAATCTGCGTCAGACGGGCCATGTCCGTGCAGAAGACGCAGGCCGTCTGGACCGCATGCTCCCTTACCTCTGA